One genomic window of Phycisphaeraceae bacterium includes the following:
- a CDS encoding PEP-CTERM sorting domain-containing protein, whose protein sequence is MNSRKMAFVAGAVCAALAGAANADVIANWTFETSLPDTAGPYAAEAGANAASSFASGFHATSTTYSNPVGNGSAESYSSNAWSLGDYYQFTTSTLGYTSITISFDQSSSNTGPRDYNLMWSTNGTTFTQLGSTYAVLANASPNPVWSSGTYQPAYTFGPIAATSALDNQATIYFRLVQASTVSANGGTVAATGTDRVDNVIISGTVPAPGAVALLGMGGLLAARRRRA, encoded by the coding sequence ATGAACAGCAGGAAGATGGCTTTCGTGGCCGGCGCCGTGTGCGCCGCCCTCGCTGGCGCGGCGAACGCCGACGTCATCGCCAACTGGACCTTCGAGACCAGCCTCCCCGACACGGCCGGCCCCTACGCGGCCGAGGCCGGGGCCAACGCGGCCAGCTCCTTCGCGAGCGGCTTCCACGCCACCAGCACGACGTACTCCAACCCCGTCGGCAACGGCTCCGCCGAGTCGTACAGCAGCAACGCGTGGTCGCTGGGCGACTACTACCAGTTCACCACCAGCACCCTCGGCTACACCTCCATCACCATCTCCTTTGACCAGAGCTCCAGCAACACCGGCCCGCGCGACTACAACCTGATGTGGAGCACCAACGGCACCACCTTCACCCAGCTCGGTTCGACCTACGCGGTGCTCGCTAACGCGTCACCGAACCCTGTCTGGAGCTCCGGCACCTACCAGCCGGCCTACACCTTCGGCCCGATCGCGGCCACGTCCGCCCTCGACAACCAGGCGACCATCTACTTCCGCCTGGTTCAGGCCAGCACCGTCTCCGCCAACGGCGGCACCGTTGCCGCGACCGGCACCGACCGCGTCGACAACGTCATCATCTCCGGCACCGTTCCCGCCCCTGGCGCCGTCGCCCTCCTGGGCATGGGTGGCCTCCTCGCCGCTCGCCGCCGCCGCGCCTGA
- a CDS encoding type II secretion system protein gives MQSMKTVHRAAGFTLIELLVVVAIIAILVSMLLPALASARDVARATVCANNMRSMAVGQIQYGTEQKEYFAGPNTSGADGLVDSGLSYCFETTPGTPTSTHDWISPTLGEGAGLSPQRARRTKQIFERYGCPAATVTNDSLYPPAGGGAPDRADFELLFGTERIRQISFLSPAAFHYYAQPTNFNNIRRYRSVPLITGFATPVKVSEQYSPRLDLVGVQPASKVLVADGTRYLENGELDFDINPRPGIYGSFTDAGPIFHDSTAYGRGFRGAPTNVNLSFRHNKGGVINAGYFDGHVGKMTKLQAWTDAVPWYPGGSKFNPGGVATPESMAKYQTNQELP, from the coding sequence ATGCAGAGTATGAAAACCGTGCACCGCGCCGCAGGCTTTACGCTGATCGAGCTGCTCGTCGTCGTCGCGATCATCGCGATCTTGGTGAGCATGCTCCTGCCCGCTCTGGCGTCGGCGCGGGATGTCGCCCGTGCCACCGTCTGTGCCAACAACATGCGGTCGATGGCGGTTGGCCAGATCCAGTATGGGACGGAGCAGAAGGAGTACTTTGCGGGGCCGAACACGTCAGGGGCGGATGGCTTGGTCGACTCCGGACTTTCCTACTGTTTCGAGACGACCCCAGGAACACCAACCTCCACGCATGACTGGATCAGCCCGACCCTTGGGGAGGGCGCCGGCTTGTCACCCCAACGCGCCCGTCGGACCAAGCAAATTTTCGAGCGATACGGGTGTCCGGCTGCGACGGTGACGAACGATTCCCTTTACCCTCCTGCGGGGGGGGGGGCTCCGGACCGAGCCGACTTCGAGTTGCTGTTTGGCACCGAGCGAATTCGACAAATCAGTTTTCTCTCGCCCGCGGCCTTTCATTATTATGCTCAGCCCACAAACTTCAACAATATCCGCCGATACCGAAGTGTTCCGCTGATTACGGGATTTGCAACACCGGTGAAGGTGTCGGAGCAGTACTCGCCGCGACTTGATTTGGTAGGTGTACAGCCAGCGAGCAAGGTTCTCGTTGCCGACGGTACTCGCTATCTTGAGAACGGAGAGCTCGATTTCGATATCAACCCCAGGCCGGGGATCTATGGCTCTTTTACAGACGCTGGGCCGATCTTTCACGATTCCACTGCCTATGGGCGTGGCTTCCGAGGCGCCCCCACCAATGTCAATCTTTCCTTTCGACACAACAAGGGCGGCGTAATTAATGCGGGCTACTTTGACGGTCACGTGGGAAAGATGACAAAGCTGCAAGCTTGGACTGACGCTGTTCCCTGGTACCCCGGCGGCTCGAAGTTCAACCCGGGTGGCGTGGCGACTCCAGAGTCGATGGCGAAGTACCAAACTAACCAAGAACTTCCCTAG
- a CDS encoding endonuclease/exonuclease/phosphatase family protein → MSRSQFIRAAALLGVFCTAVLAQPPASKALETPPAAAAPASAPQPDLHRFGLREPIAKPAGTIRIATYNLENLFDDYDDPTLTDRNEDRDATKPAEHCAAAAAAIRRINPDILALEEVESRKALVQFRDTYLADMGYVYLESMDAGDARGIEQSVLSRFPIIDARNWPELPLGGEQPARTGSRANPDAGKPITFHRSPLRVTVEVPPSEQPEGSAAPAETPYHLTLFVVHQKSGSDFEFWREKEAAKTVELVGEMQTENPDANIIIVGDFNATPGSKSATIYTTAGLIDAFGDTVSPKGKSNPKVITHESGRVIDRILLNPAAAKEFNAASRFVLSLPARPEGVDWRTTPPPDGYASDHYPVVIDLTPVDK, encoded by the coding sequence ATGTCGAGATCGCAGTTCATCCGCGCGGCCGCTCTGCTGGGAGTCTTCTGCACCGCTGTGCTGGCCCAGCCGCCGGCCTCCAAGGCCCTGGAGACGCCCCCAGCCGCCGCGGCTCCCGCCTCCGCACCCCAGCCCGATCTCCACCGCTTCGGCCTCCGTGAGCCCATAGCGAAGCCCGCGGGGACGATCCGCATCGCCACCTACAACCTCGAGAACCTCTTCGACGACTACGACGACCCCACCCTCACCGACCGCAACGAGGACCGCGACGCCACCAAGCCCGCCGAGCACTGCGCCGCCGCGGCCGCCGCAATCCGCCGGATCAACCCCGACATCCTCGCCCTCGAAGAGGTCGAATCCCGCAAAGCTCTGGTGCAGTTCCGCGATACCTACCTCGCCGACATGGGCTACGTCTACCTGGAGTCCATGGACGCCGGCGACGCCCGCGGCATCGAGCAGTCTGTCCTGAGCCGCTTCCCGATCATCGATGCTCGCAACTGGCCGGAACTTCCCCTGGGCGGCGAGCAGCCGGCCCGGACGGGCAGCCGCGCGAACCCTGATGCCGGCAAGCCGATCACCTTCCACCGCTCCCCGCTCCGCGTCACGGTCGAGGTGCCCCCCTCCGAACAGCCCGAGGGCTCCGCCGCTCCCGCCGAAACGCCATACCACCTCACGCTCTTCGTCGTGCATCAGAAGTCCGGCTCCGATTTCGAGTTCTGGCGAGAGAAGGAAGCCGCCAAGACCGTCGAACTCGTCGGCGAGATGCAGACCGAGAACCCCGACGCCAACATCATCATCGTCGGCGACTTCAACGCCACGCCCGGCTCCAAGTCCGCCACGATCTACACCACCGCCGGCCTCATCGATGCCTTCGGCGACACCGTCTCTCCCAAGGGAAAGAGCAACCCCAAGGTCATCACGCACGAATCCGGCCGAGTGATCGACCGGATCCTCCTCAACCCCGCCGCGGCGAAGGAGTTCAACGCCGCCAGCCGCTTCGTTCTGAGCCTCCCGGCGCGTCCTGAGGGCGTCGATTGGCGGACCACGCCGCCGCCGGATGGCTACGCCTCGGACCACTACCCGGTCGTGATCGATCTGACGCCTGTGGATAAATAG
- the hpnE gene encoding hydroxysqualene dehydroxylase HpnE: protein MSRPSVAVLIVGGGIAGIAAAVRLAEQGIRVTLLETRKKLGGRATSFTDVRTGRVLDNCQHVMLGCCTNYADLLARLDASTQIRWYREQYWIEAGGRLSVIRPGPLPAPLQFSGSFLAAKFLTIREVAAIGRACASILRADRAKHDNETFGAFLARHGQGESLIRKFWSPVIVSACNMEVDRVSAGAAMHVFQEGFLANARAADIGVPAVPLVRLYDRAEAAISSRGEIVLGAGVERLDARSATTTDGRTFEADRVVCALPVERVNRVVDEAIRVEDPRFSTLDDFAHSPILGVHLEFDRPVLEQPHAVLVERSVQWLFRKDDDGKSLHAVISAADDWMPLDEQQIADRVLADVRACLPAAAAATLLSARSVKEKRATFAPVPGLAARRPAAAPSSSGGLILAGDYTATGWPATMEGATRSGYAAAAAVLGLPAESLLVPSLPLATLARVLSRGRVESATL, encoded by the coding sequence GTGAGCAGGCCGTCGGTAGCCGTGCTCATCGTGGGCGGAGGGATTGCGGGGATCGCCGCGGCCGTGCGCCTGGCCGAGCAAGGCATCCGCGTCACACTCCTGGAAACCCGCAAGAAGCTCGGCGGCCGCGCTACATCGTTCACCGATGTCCGCACCGGTCGGGTGCTCGACAACTGCCAGCACGTGATGCTCGGTTGCTGCACCAACTACGCGGACCTCCTCGCCCGGCTGGACGCCTCCACCCAGATCCGCTGGTACCGCGAGCAATACTGGATCGAGGCCGGCGGACGGCTAAGCGTCATCCGTCCCGGTCCGCTCCCCGCCCCTCTCCAGTTCTCGGGCTCGTTCCTGGCCGCGAAGTTCCTCACCATTCGAGAGGTCGCGGCGATCGGCCGCGCCTGCGCCTCCATTCTCCGTGCCGACCGCGCCAAACACGACAACGAGACCTTCGGCGCCTTCCTCGCCCGGCACGGGCAAGGTGAGTCCCTCATCCGCAAGTTCTGGTCCCCGGTCATCGTCAGCGCCTGCAACATGGAGGTGGACCGAGTCTCCGCCGGCGCCGCGATGCATGTCTTCCAGGAAGGGTTCCTCGCCAACGCCCGCGCGGCTGATATTGGCGTCCCGGCCGTGCCCCTCGTCCGCCTCTACGACCGCGCTGAAGCGGCCATCTCCAGCCGCGGCGAGATCGTCCTCGGCGCCGGCGTCGAGCGCCTCGATGCCCGCTCCGCGACCACCACCGACGGCCGCACATTCGAGGCCGACCGTGTCGTCTGCGCCCTGCCCGTCGAGCGCGTCAACCGGGTCGTCGACGAGGCCATCCGGGTCGAAGACCCGCGCTTCTCCACCCTTGATGACTTCGCCCACAGCCCGATCCTCGGGGTCCATCTCGAGTTCGACCGTCCAGTCCTGGAGCAGCCCCACGCCGTCCTTGTCGAGCGCAGCGTCCAATGGCTCTTCCGGAAGGACGACGATGGGAAGTCCCTTCACGCCGTTATCAGCGCCGCGGACGACTGGATGCCCCTCGATGAGCAGCAGATCGCCGACCGGGTCCTTGCCGACGTTCGCGCCTGCCTCCCCGCCGCGGCTGCGGCCACTCTCCTCTCCGCCCGGTCGGTCAAGGAAAAGCGGGCAACCTTCGCCCCGGTCCCCGGGCTCGCGGCCAGGCGTCCCGCTGCCGCCCCGTCCTCTTCCGGCGGGCTCATCCTCGCCGGCGACTACACCGCCACCGGCTGGCCCGCCACGATGGAAGGGGCCACCCGTTCCGGCTACGCCGCCGCCGCGGCCGTTCTGGGCCTGCCTGCCGAATCACTGCTCGTTCCCTCTCTCCCCCTGGCCACGCTGGCCCGAGTGCTGTCGCGGGGCAGAGTCGAGTCCGCTACGCTCTGA
- a CDS encoding phytoene/squalene synthase family protein, whose translation MTIVAASNTSNHAAGGTTLDAGRLASLPGVDEIALAQAYAACRDLTRRRARNFYYGLKLTPEPRRSAIFSIYAWMRLADDEADSEGPTDQKRARLAAFRETTGAVLGPLEGRGEPRSVDWSSLSPIWLALAATMATYPIERRLLAEMLDGLDEDLDHGGYRTDEELSRYCYKVASTVGLTCIAIWGLKPAADVSTARRLAVIRGQAFQRTNILRDFGEDFDAAPSRVYLPLDAFERCGLTPQDLRQWSRPEACRELVLAQAAVARRAYDDSEPLLAMIDPACAPTLWAMTRIYSDLLAVIERDPQRIVGDRRVRIPATKKAMIALSATIRSRRSGW comes from the coding sequence TTGACGATCGTGGCGGCGTCCAATACCAGCAACCACGCGGCCGGTGGCACGACGCTCGATGCAGGGCGCCTCGCGTCGCTCCCCGGAGTGGACGAGATCGCCTTGGCCCAGGCCTACGCGGCGTGCCGCGACCTTACCCGCCGCCGCGCCAGGAACTTCTACTACGGCCTGAAACTGACTCCCGAGCCTCGCCGGTCCGCGATCTTCTCGATCTACGCGTGGATGCGCCTCGCCGATGATGAAGCCGACTCCGAGGGGCCCACGGACCAGAAGCGGGCCCGCCTGGCCGCGTTCCGCGAGACCACCGGTGCCGTGCTCGGACCGCTCGAGGGGCGAGGCGAGCCCCGCTCCGTCGATTGGTCGAGCCTCTCCCCCATCTGGCTCGCTCTCGCCGCGACCATGGCCACCTACCCGATTGAGCGCCGCCTCCTGGCGGAGATGCTTGATGGACTCGATGAGGACCTCGATCACGGCGGTTACCGCACCGATGAGGAACTCTCCCGCTACTGCTACAAGGTTGCCTCCACCGTCGGCCTGACCTGCATCGCGATCTGGGGACTCAAGCCCGCCGCCGACGTGTCCACCGCCCGACGCCTCGCCGTGATCCGCGGCCAGGCCTTCCAGCGAACCAACATCCTCCGCGACTTCGGTGAGGACTTCGACGCCGCTCCCAGCCGCGTGTACCTCCCTCTTGATGCGTTCGAGCGATGCGGTTTGACCCCGCAGGACCTGCGGCAGTGGAGCCGCCCCGAAGCATGCCGTGAGTTGGTGCTCGCGCAGGCCGCCGTGGCCCGCCGGGCCTACGACGACTCCGAGCCCCTGCTCGCGATGATCGACCCCGCGTGTGCGCCGACCCTCTGGGCCATGACGCGTATCTACTCCGATCTCCTCGCCGTCATCGAGCGCGACCCTCAGCGGATCGTGGGCGACCGCCGCGTCAGGATCCCGGCGACCAAGAAGGCGATGATCGCCCTCTCCGCCACCATCCGCTCCCGGCGGAGCGGGTGGTGA
- the hpnC gene encoding squalene synthase HpnC, with protein MNPGGSSSATLDPSTPPIDLLPLVGPEADDTRAPPTPEQALAYVRGLAVSHYENFSVLSSLVPADLRDDFAAVYGFCRWADDLGDETGNTPEARLRATQLLDWWRAELRACFAAAESGDRSGILHPVYVALASTIDRHRLPIQPFLDLIDAFQQDQRVTRYESWDQLVDYCARSANPVGRLVLHLGGYPDTPANADRYRMSDATCTALQLTNFWQDVRRDLIERDRVYLPSRDTGISAEQLRDWAHRPDDPQARVPFIRALRPLAERTAELFEQGRDLPRLLDSRIRPVVWLFGVGGRQVLGSVRRTGCVTLWERPTLEAAKKACLVGTAWLMFRLVSSGSSGRLGGGA; from the coding sequence ATGAACCCGGGCGGATCATCCTCAGCGACCCTGGACCCGAGCACGCCGCCGATCGACCTGCTCCCGCTCGTCGGGCCGGAGGCTGACGACACCCGCGCCCCGCCCACACCCGAGCAGGCATTGGCGTACGTCCGCGGCCTCGCTGTCTCGCACTACGAGAACTTCTCCGTGCTCTCGAGCCTGGTGCCCGCTGACCTGCGGGACGACTTCGCAGCCGTGTACGGGTTCTGCCGATGGGCGGACGACCTTGGTGACGAAACGGGCAACACGCCCGAGGCCCGCCTCCGCGCCACCCAACTGCTCGATTGGTGGCGGGCGGAGTTGCGTGCGTGCTTCGCTGCGGCTGAATCCGGTGATCGTTCTGGGATCCTCCACCCCGTGTACGTCGCTCTGGCCTCCACCATCGATCGCCACCGCCTTCCGATTCAGCCCTTCCTTGACCTGATCGATGCCTTCCAGCAGGACCAGCGCGTCACCCGTTACGAATCCTGGGACCAGCTGGTCGACTACTGCGCGCGCTCCGCCAACCCCGTTGGGCGGCTGGTGCTCCACCTCGGCGGCTATCCGGACACCCCCGCCAACGCCGATCGCTATCGCATGTCCGACGCCACCTGCACCGCCCTGCAACTCACCAACTTCTGGCAGGATGTACGGCGGGACCTCATCGAGCGGGACCGCGTATACCTCCCATCGCGGGACACCGGCATCAGCGCCGAACAGCTCCGCGACTGGGCCCACCGGCCGGACGATCCGCAGGCACGCGTCCCTTTCATCCGGGCCCTCCGCCCCCTTGCCGAACGTACCGCGGAACTCTTCGAACAGGGCCGCGACCTGCCACGCCTCCTCGACTCCCGCATCCGTCCCGTCGTGTGGCTCTTCGGTGTCGGCGGTCGCCAGGTGCTGGGGTCTGTCAGGCGAACGGGGTGTGTAACGCTCTGGGAGCGTCCTACGCTGGAGGCAGCGAAGAAGGCGTGCCTGGTCGGCACGGCATGGTTGATGTTTCGTCTGGTATCGTCCGGGTCTTCCGGGCGTCTCGGAGGCGGTGCTTGA
- the ispH gene encoding 4-hydroxy-3-methylbut-2-enyl diphosphate reductase, translating to MRILLANPRGFCAGVHMAIDVVDQVLDLCPNQTIYVFHEIVHNKHVVNRFKHRGVVFVEEVSEVPEGSIVVFSAHGISPAVREEAKARRLTTVDATCPLVTKVHSEAIRYAQQGYDILLVGHTDHQEVVGTRGEAPESIQVVESPEDIPSLRIRDPKKTVYLTQTTLSTDDASVIIDALKASFPGIKEPPSSDICYATTNRQAAVRQIAPECDLVLVIGSKNSSNSVRLTEISANVGVPAYLLDDVSEIRDEWFSPPHLEREPHEVTVLVTAGASAPEDLVAELCRHLIRRYGGSIEQRDVFNEDVEFGLPATLKRLMRERGIDPDSRRIRVGQYHLTEEAYGAAPSKTPITVQGNPVAQ from the coding sequence ATGCGAATTCTGCTCGCCAACCCCCGCGGATTCTGTGCCGGCGTCCACATGGCCATCGATGTGGTTGACCAGGTGCTGGACCTGTGTCCGAACCAGACAATCTACGTGTTCCACGAGATCGTGCACAACAAGCATGTCGTGAATCGGTTCAAGCATCGCGGGGTGGTGTTCGTGGAGGAAGTGAGCGAGGTGCCGGAGGGCTCGATCGTGGTCTTCTCGGCTCACGGGATCTCGCCGGCGGTGCGGGAGGAGGCCAAGGCCCGGCGGCTGACCACCGTCGACGCGACCTGCCCCTTGGTCACGAAGGTGCACTCCGAGGCCATCCGCTACGCCCAGCAGGGGTACGACATCCTTCTCGTTGGCCACACCGACCACCAGGAGGTTGTGGGCACGCGTGGCGAGGCGCCGGAGTCCATCCAGGTCGTCGAGTCCCCGGAGGACATTCCCTCCCTGCGGATCCGGGACCCCAAGAAGACGGTGTACCTGACGCAGACCACCCTCTCCACCGATGACGCCTCGGTCATCATCGACGCCCTCAAGGCCTCGTTCCCGGGCATCAAGGAACCGCCGTCATCGGACATCTGCTACGCCACCACCAACCGGCAGGCGGCCGTCCGGCAGATCGCGCCCGAGTGCGACCTGGTGCTCGTCATCGGCTCGAAGAACTCCTCCAACTCGGTCCGGCTGACGGAAATCTCCGCCAACGTCGGCGTCCCGGCCTACCTGCTCGACGATGTGAGCGAGATCCGCGATGAGTGGTTCTCGCCCCCGCACCTGGAACGAGAGCCCCATGAGGTCACCGTGCTGGTGACCGCCGGCGCCTCGGCGCCGGAGGACCTGGTTGCGGAGCTGTGCCGGCACCTGATCCGTCGGTACGGAGGCTCGATCGAGCAGCGCGATGTGTTCAACGAGGACGTCGAGTTCGGCCTGCCAGCCACGCTCAAGCGGCTGATGCGAGAGCGAGGCATCGATCCGGACTCCCGCCGCATCCGCGTGGGCCAGTACCACCTGACCGAAGAGGCGTACGGCGCGGCCCCGTCCAAGACGCCGATTACGGTGCAGGGCAATCCGGTCGCCCAGTAA
- a CDS encoding sigma-54-dependent Fis family transcriptional regulator, producing MADSRTNSDRRLAAQVLIVEDEPDHADVMAESLKKPGHVCTIVNGVADAMQELHHGTFDVIITDLRMPPSAGVRVAVGPGVGEHEAVVAADGGDAGLIVLRAARHLQPNAETIMVTAHGDVATARAAFKEGAYDFIEKPLDLDVFRNLVNRAAETVLLRHESADLGLAGGADELVQHDGFEGIIAGSEPMRRILRTVKTVAVATMPVLITGESGTGKELIAQAVHRNSPRGRPRAEGGTGGRFVALNCAAETETLLEDQLFGHVRGAFTGAERDREGVFEYADKGTLFLDEIGDMPLKMQAKLLRVLESGEVVRVGSNEPRRVDVRLVSATNKDLKAMCATGAFREDLYFRIKGSQVHLPPLRERREDIPRIVRHAIARYTEQVLGKGGAAAIPPDITDVAMMRLTSYNWPGNVRQLLNVVQNMVVMALGEAGGGVGSGGKTGAVVLDVRHIPDEIVTGDTDEADAMSSPGSVGSLAGTSLEQIEKRAIRETLRLTAGNREKAAELLGIGERTLYRKLKEYGLR from the coding sequence ATGGCCGACTCACGGACGAACTCAGATCGTCGACTCGCCGCGCAGGTCCTCATCGTCGAGGACGAGCCCGACCACGCCGACGTCATGGCCGAATCGCTGAAGAAGCCCGGTCACGTTTGCACGATCGTCAACGGCGTGGCCGATGCGATGCAGGAACTTCACCACGGCACCTTTGACGTGATCATCACCGACCTCCGCATGCCCCCGTCAGCCGGGGTGCGTGTCGCCGTCGGGCCCGGAGTGGGCGAACACGAAGCCGTGGTCGCGGCCGATGGCGGAGATGCCGGCCTGATCGTCCTCCGAGCGGCCCGCCATCTCCAGCCGAACGCCGAGACAATCATGGTCACCGCACACGGCGACGTCGCCACCGCGCGCGCCGCCTTCAAGGAGGGCGCGTACGACTTCATCGAAAAGCCCCTCGATCTGGATGTTTTCCGCAACCTGGTCAATCGCGCAGCGGAGACGGTCCTGCTGCGGCACGAGTCCGCCGACCTGGGCCTGGCCGGGGGTGCGGATGAACTGGTCCAGCACGATGGTTTCGAGGGGATCATTGCCGGCAGCGAGCCGATGCGGCGCATCTTGCGGACCGTCAAGACCGTGGCGGTCGCCACCATGCCGGTGCTGATTACCGGTGAGAGCGGCACGGGCAAGGAACTGATCGCCCAGGCGGTGCACCGCAACTCGCCCCGGGGACGCCCCAGGGCCGAAGGAGGCACCGGTGGTCGTTTCGTGGCCCTCAACTGTGCGGCGGAGACCGAGACACTGCTTGAGGATCAGCTTTTTGGGCATGTCCGCGGCGCATTCACCGGCGCCGAGCGGGACCGGGAGGGCGTGTTCGAGTACGCCGACAAGGGAACGCTTTTCCTCGACGAGATCGGCGACATGCCGCTGAAGATGCAGGCGAAGTTGCTGCGAGTCCTCGAGTCGGGCGAGGTGGTGCGGGTGGGCAGCAACGAACCCCGGCGTGTTGATGTGCGGCTGGTCAGCGCGACCAACAAGGACCTCAAGGCCATGTGCGCGACCGGGGCCTTCCGCGAGGACCTGTACTTCCGCATCAAGGGTTCGCAGGTCCATCTGCCGCCGCTGCGGGAGCGCCGCGAGGACATCCCGCGAATCGTGCGGCACGCGATAGCCCGGTACACCGAGCAGGTGCTGGGCAAGGGCGGGGCCGCGGCGATCCCGCCGGACATCACGGATGTGGCCATGATGAGACTCACCAGCTACAACTGGCCGGGGAACGTCCGTCAACTGCTGAACGTGGTGCAGAACATGGTTGTCATGGCTCTCGGCGAGGCGGGCGGCGGCGTGGGAAGCGGTGGTAAGACGGGTGCGGTCGTGCTCGACGTCCGTCACATCCCCGACGAGATCGTCACCGGGGACACCGACGAGGCGGATGCAATGTCCTCGCCTGGCTCGGTCGGCTCGCTCGCCGGGACCAGCCTGGAGCAGATCGAGAAGCGGGCGATCCGCGAGACCTTGCGGCTCACCGCTGGAAACCGCGAGAAGGCAGCCGAACTGCTGGGGATCGGCGAACGGACGCTCTACCGCAAACTGAAGGAATACGGGCTCCGGTAA
- a CDS encoding crossover junction endodeoxyribonuclease RuvC has translation MRIMGIDPGLRLTGYACVECPEPGDLSVVEAGVFRLRQKTTVADRLLELETDLVEALGRLRPSVVAVERVFSHARHPTTAAIMGHARGVILLCARRADLRLVELGATEVKKSLTGNGHASKAQVQGAVASQLGLITRPEPADVADAIAIALCCGRRMLSRHAAALERV, from the coding sequence ATGCGGATAATGGGAATCGATCCCGGGTTGCGGCTCACGGGCTATGCCTGCGTGGAATGCCCCGAGCCGGGCGACCTCTCGGTGGTCGAGGCCGGGGTCTTTCGGCTTCGCCAGAAGACGACCGTCGCCGACCGTCTGCTCGAACTCGAGACAGACCTGGTCGAGGCGCTCGGCCGGCTGAGGCCCAGCGTGGTCGCCGTAGAGAGGGTCTTCTCCCACGCCAGGCACCCGACGACCGCCGCGATCATGGGACATGCCCGCGGGGTCATCCTGCTCTGCGCTCGCCGCGCAGATCTCCGGCTGGTTGAGCTGGGGGCGACCGAGGTCAAAAAGTCCCTGACCGGGAACGGCCATGCGAGCAAGGCCCAGGTGCAGGGCGCCGTCGCTTCGCAGCTGGGCCTGATCACCCGTCCCGAACCTGCCGACGTGGCGGATGCTATCGCTATCGCCCTGTGCTGCGGCCGCCGGATGTTGAGCCGGCACGCGGCGGCGCTCGAACGCGTATAG
- a CDS encoding riboflavin synthase translates to MTCHPTTAGRRLTVDPVDWNHTPRRDDSISVAGCCLTVVRDPGPDRLFEFDIIPETLTRTTLGRLTPGSQVNLEHSLRADSLLGGHLVQGHIDGVGQVTVVARDEPDGGWRLRIGMPEAVSPYVAPKGSITVDGVSLTVALVGPGRHETDGAPSWFEVALIPTTLQRTTLSALKPGDLVNLEADMIAKTVVWHLQRFGRN, encoded by the coding sequence GTGACGTGCCACCCAACCACAGCGGGTCGGCGCCTGACGGTTGATCCCGTCGACTGGAACCACACACCGCGGCGGGACGACTCCATCTCGGTTGCAGGGTGCTGCCTGACCGTTGTCCGCGATCCAGGCCCTGATCGCCTCTTTGAGTTCGACATCATTCCCGAGACGCTGACTCGAACAACGCTGGGGAGACTGACGCCCGGAAGCCAAGTCAATCTCGAGCACTCGCTGCGGGCCGACTCGCTCCTCGGGGGTCACCTTGTACAGGGGCACATCGACGGTGTCGGGCAGGTGACAGTAGTGGCCAGGGACGAGCCGGATGGGGGCTGGCGGCTTCGGATAGGCATGCCCGAGGCGGTCTCGCCGTATGTGGCTCCCAAGGGGTCGATCACTGTCGATGGTGTGTCGCTCACAGTCGCCCTGGTTGGCCCGGGCAGGCATGAGACTGATGGCGCACCTTCGTGGTTTGAGGTGGCGCTGATCCCGACCACTCTGCAGCGGACCACGCTCTCGGCCCTGAAGCCCGGCGATCTCGTGAACCTTGAGGCGGACATGATCGCCAAGACCGTGGTGTGGCACCTTCAGCGATTCGGCAGGAACTGA